From the Carya illinoinensis cultivar Pawnee chromosome 4, C.illinoinensisPawnee_v1, whole genome shotgun sequence genome, one window contains:
- the LOC122308318 gene encoding protein MIZU-KUSSEI 1 — protein MADTRILPNTPIEDSYETSPRTPPQSTMPRNSSLVQPSQKKKRKTKAYRVFRSVIRSFPIIAPSCKMGSIPIGLPEGYRGTSGTRVTGTLFGYRKGRVSLSMQESPRCLPSLVVELAMQTIVLQKEMSAGMVRIALECEKRLEKDKTWILDEALWTMYCNGKKCGYGVKREASEEDLNVMELLKAVSMGAGVLPGNSEVEGIDGELAYMRAYFERVVGSKDSETLYMLNPDGSNGPELSIFFVRV, from the coding sequence ATGGCGGATACACGAATACTTCCAAATACACCCATCGAAGATTCTTATGAAACATCTCCACGAACGCCTCCGCAGTCAACAATGCCGCGCAACTCATCCCTCGTCCAACCATCCCAAAAAAAGAAGCGCAAAACCAAAGCTTACAGAGTCTTTCGCTCCGTCATCCGATCCTTCCCTATAATCGCACCGTCATGCAAGATGGGCTCGATCCCGATTGGTTTACCGGAAGGATATCGCGGCACGAGTGGCACCCGAGTCACCGGCACCTTGTTTGGGTACCGGAAAGGACGGGTGAGCTTGTCCATGCAAGAAAGCCCGAGGTGTTTACCCTCGTTGGTGGTAGAGCTGGCCATGCAAACAATCGTATTGCAGAAGGAGATGAGCGCGGGAATGGTCCGGATTGCTCTGGAATGCGAGAAGAGACTGGAGAAGGATAAGACGTGGATCTTGGACGAGGCATTGTGGACCATGTATTGCAATGGGAAGAAGTGTGGGTATGGCGTGAAAAGAGAGGCTTCGGAGGAGGATTTGAACGTGATGGAGCTCTTAAAGGCCGTGTCAATGGGTGCCGGCGTTCTCCCGGGGAATTCGGAAGTCGAAGGTATAGACGGGGAGTTGGCATACATGCGTGCATATTTCGAACGAGTCGTGGGTTCCAAGGATTCCGAGACACTGTACATGTTGAACCCAGACGGTAGCAACGGTCCTGAGCTTAGTATTTTCTTCGTCAGGGTTTGA
- the LOC122307953 gene encoding uncharacterized protein LOC122307953 produces MYDFGDDELSIETYISIPWLIWSQLILILILLFFLLYCFTLLVPADHSDQTTSTASSTSTSQLVSNETQRHRSIPNRNTTTNVTNSCLETITQVGGGMIKREIGTSMGRRSRRLVREEEDHHVTESWESSSSALTPKYHHPCDYFRQATIAFLKCLGFDSTYDQNSFRRET; encoded by the exons atgtaCGATTTTGGGGATGATGAGCTTTCAATAGAAACCTACATATCAATTCCTTGGCTCATATGGAGTCAGCTGATCTTGATCCTGATCCTcctcttctttctcctttaCTGCTTCACCCTTTTGGTCCCTGCAGATCACTCCGACCAAACTACCAGTACTGCTTCTTCTACATCTACGAGTCAGCTCGTTTCCAACGAAACCCAGAGACATAGGTCGATCCCTAACCGCAATACCACAACAAATGTTACAAATTCATGCTTAGAGACTATTACTCAG GTCGGAGGAGGAATGATAAAGAGAGAAATAGGGACAAGCATGGGTAGAAGAAGTAGAAGATTggtgagagaagaagaagatcatcATGTTACAGAAAGCTGGGAGTCATCATCATCTGCATTAACCCCTAAATATCATCACCCCTGCGATTATTTCAGGCAGGCTACAATAGCATTTTTGAAGTGTTTAGGCTTTGACTCCACTTATGATCAGAATTCCTTTAGGAGAGAGACTTAA